Genomic DNA from Terriglobia bacterium:
GTCACCGTTACCGGCGTGATCGTGGACGCCACCGCTCATCAGTCGCGTCATCAGCGAGACGGGGTGCGACACGAAAAGGACGGCGACACGCACGGATGGCTCAAGGTCGATCCGCAGTTCGCGAATCTAATCAATGCTGGCAATTCGTCCTTCGAGGAGGACAACCTCGTATTCGAGATGGTCTGTCGCTACAAGGTGACGCAGCCGGACGCGAAGCCGGCGTGCGCCGGATTCCACGACACGACTGAACTCCCGGCGGTCGGCACCCACGTCGAGATACGCGGCACCTTCGTGCAGGAAAAGAACCACGGGAAGTGGGACGAAATCCACCCGGTTTCGAGCATCAAGGTGCGATGACCGTAGGCGTTCAGCCACGGGCCCCCGGGACGGCTTCGTCATCGACCTCATCGGCGTGCTGAAGGAGGGCGGCGGCGAAGGAGGCTGGAAAGGGGGAGCAGGGGCGAGCCGGCGTGCCACGTCGCTCGCTGTGTGTCGCGCGTCCGGCGCCCCTCCCGGGTCGCTCGTCTCGCCGCACCGCGCGGCGTAGCGTCTCGGTCACGCTCTATCGAATCGCGCAGATGAGCGTGGAGGTGTAGGGCGCTACCGATTTTTCGACTGCTCGCTCACGGCAATAAGAGCCTTGCTCTCAAGCGTTTATCCCGCCCCCGGCGCGGGCTCGAAGTCCTCAATGCTTTCGTCAAAGGCGCTGAAGTCTCGGCGGCGCGCTACAGCCAGTTGCCAGAAGGAGGATTGATCCGTGACAGGACACCACCGTCGGTGCCGTCCTTCCGGGTGACGAGCGCCGTTTCGTGCCATAATCGCGCGCTGGAGCGAACGCGTGGCGCCGACGCCCCAAGCACCTTCCCAAGGAGAACAGATGGCCAAGACCGCAGAGAAGCCTGCCAAGAAGACGAACGCTGCATTCATGAAGGTCGTGACACCCAGTGCCGCACTGGCGGAAATCGTCGGCTCGACGCCGATCCCGCGCACCGAAGTCACCAAGAAGCTGTGGGCCTACATCAAGACGAAAGGCCTGCAGGATCCGAAGAACAAGCGGATGATCAAGGCGGACGCAGCGCTCAAGGTGATCTTCGGTGGCAAGGCTACCGCGAGCATGTTCGACATGACGAAGTTCGTCAGCAAGCACCTGAAGTAAACCCTATGGTCTGGATAACGGCCAGCCATCTCACCACGAGTCTGTCGTCAGACAACGAACGGTATCACCCGCTTCGTGCGATCTGCGCGGGCTACGTTCTCGGGGTAGCGCTCGATCATGAGCCGCTCCTCCGTTCCGATGCGA
This window encodes:
- a CDS encoding SWIB/MDM2 domain-containing protein, whose amino-acid sequence is MAKTAEKPAKKTNAAFMKVVTPSAALAEIVGSTPIPRTEVTKKLWAYIKTKGLQDPKNKRMIKADAALKVIFGGKATASMFDMTKFVSKHLK